Proteins co-encoded in one bacterium genomic window:
- a CDS encoding heterodisulfide reductase subunit B produces the protein MKYAYYPGCSLHSTGSEFDLSLRSVSPLLGVELEEVDDWICCGSTSAHAVSELLALALPVANLCLVEAMEMGEVVVPCASCFRRMKAGHHESATRPEMREKINRVVDRPYQGTVKVCHPLEVFADEAMLAEIAVLATEDLSRLEVVCYYGCLLTRPPKVMQFDRYEYPMSMDAVLRAAGIRTLDWDFKTMCCGAAFTLTETDIVYKLCADLLDEAQAVGANAIAVACPMCHANLDTRQPEIEERLKKSYQLPVFYFTQLMGLAMGIPATELGIGRHLVEPGSLIGGQPKQPASAPAPAPA, from the coding sequence ATGAAGTACGCCTACTACCCCGGCTGCTCACTGCACTCCACTGGGTCCGAGTTCGACCTCTCGCTGAGATCGGTCTCGCCCTTGCTGGGAGTCGAGCTCGAGGAGGTCGACGACTGGATCTGCTGCGGATCGACCTCCGCTCACGCGGTGTCGGAGCTCCTGGCGCTGGCGCTGCCGGTGGCCAATCTCTGCCTGGTCGAGGCAATGGAGATGGGCGAGGTGGTGGTCCCTTGCGCCTCGTGCTTTCGGCGCATGAAAGCCGGCCACCACGAATCGGCCACCCGACCGGAGATGCGCGAGAAAATCAACCGGGTCGTGGATCGTCCGTACCAGGGCACTGTCAAGGTCTGCCATCCTCTCGAGGTTTTCGCGGACGAGGCAATGCTCGCCGAGATCGCTGTTCTGGCGACTGAAGACCTGTCGCGACTCGAGGTTGTCTGCTACTACGGGTGCCTGCTGACGCGGCCGCCCAAGGTCATGCAGTTCGATCGTTACGAGTACCCCATGTCCATGGACGCGGTGCTGCGCGCGGCGGGCATCAGAACTCTCGATTGGGACTTCAAAACGATGTGCTGCGGCGCGGCCTTTACGCTGACCGAAACGGACATCGTCTACAAGCTGTGCGCGGACCTCCTCGACGAGGCCCAGGCCGTGGGTGCCAACGCCATCGCGGTCGCCTGCCCGATGTGCCATGCCAATCTGGATACCCGCCAGCCCGAGATCGAGGAGAGGCTGAAGAAGAGCTACCAACTGCCGGTCTTCTACTTCACCCAGTTGATGGGGCTGGCAATGGGGATCCCCGCTACCGAACTGGGGATCGGCAGACACCTGGTCGAGCCCGGCAGTCTGATCGGAGGTCAACCGAAACAGCCGGCGAGCGCACCTGCGCCGGCACCTGCTTGA
- a CDS encoding heterodisulfide reductase subunit C: protein MTQAATAETITPTSGFAYSILGESGVDVNLCYQCGKCAAGCPVAYAMDYPPAQLIHAARLGLDELVLGSRTIWLCAACETCTTRCPQDVDIAKVMDAAKILAVDRGINPAVGEVRSFHKAALASIRRFGRMWEAGMVLSLKLRTGNYFKDMELGSRMLRKGKLKLLPTFAGSRRARRIFSRVKKVEREADRPE from the coding sequence ATGACTCAAGCTGCGACAGCCGAAACCATCACGCCGACTTCCGGCTTCGCGTATTCGATCCTGGGAGAGTCGGGGGTCGACGTCAACCTCTGTTACCAGTGCGGAAAATGCGCCGCCGGATGCCCGGTCGCCTACGCGATGGACTATCCGCCGGCGCAGCTCATTCATGCCGCCCGCTTGGGACTGGACGAGCTCGTGCTCGGCTCGAGGACTATCTGGCTGTGTGCAGCCTGCGAGACTTGCACCACCCGCTGCCCGCAGGACGTCGACATCGCCAAGGTCATGGACGCCGCCAAGATCCTTGCCGTCGACAGGGGAATCAACCCAGCGGTCGGTGAGGTCCGCTCTTTCCACAAGGCGGCACTGGCCAGCATCAGACGCTTCGGCCGGATGTGGGAAGCGGGAATGGTCCTGTCGCTCAAGCTTCGGACAGGCAACTACTTCAAAGACATGGAGCTCGGCAGCCGGATGCTACGAAAGGGAAAGCTCAAGCTACTGCCGACCTTCGCCGGCTCGAGGCGCGCCCGCAGGATCTTCTCGCGGGTCAAGAAGGTCGAGAGGGAGGCGGACCGGCCGGAATGA
- a CDS encoding SRPBCC family protein — protein sequence MSHLRRVTHIHAPLEAVYATAHDPKHWSDWYVGISDEKKLEAGPGRSRYLMVGTPFPLTQKVLDDHVSKKEARWKTRTEGDAEIAEVGPVCGLLMLSGEQDWLYRPKDGETEVAVALDFTVPEHLAGADRELVERIEAECLEQSLDNLRRLCETTH from the coding sequence ATGTCCCATCTGAGGCGAGTCACCCACATTCACGCGCCGCTTGAAGCCGTCTACGCGACGGCCCACGATCCGAAGCACTGGTCGGACTGGTATGTGGGGATCAGCGACGAGAAAAAACTGGAGGCCGGTCCAGGCCGGTCGAGGTACCTGATGGTCGGCACCCCTTTCCCGCTCACCCAGAAGGTGCTCGACGATCACGTCAGCAAGAAGGAGGCCCGGTGGAAGACCAGGACCGAGGGTGACGCCGAGATCGCCGAGGTGGGCCCCGTCTGCGGGCTTCTTATGCTCTCCGGCGAGCAGGACTGGCTCTACCGGCCGAAAGACGGTGAGACCGAAGTAGCTGTAGCTCTCGATTTCACCGTGCCAGAGCATCTTGCGGGTGCCGACAGGGAGTTGGTCGAGCGGATCGAGGCGGAGTGCCTCGAGCAATCGCTCGACAACCTGCGACGCCTCTGCGAGACCACGCACTAG
- a CDS encoding HAMP domain-containing protein → MLRLGAAFCLAAVGVLIAAGAWNLRLQRSHLTRLVLASATERADDICRSTREAMMRNRPGEVGRIIDTIAAKPTVERIRLLDKRGRIRSSTDRTEIGTAVDMIAEECVSCHRPGEVLERPTQEDRARIFETEDGRRLLAVIAPIRNEPSCASASCHAHPSTRTILGVLDVHLSLSETEEFLAASERQMLLGLFGTVAALCVLVGLLTWRMVLQPVGRLTAAATRVAAGELSTHIPVHSGDEIGAMTEAWNTMIAKLGRAQIVLERWSKTLEQKVQEKTVELETAHQRLLRVEKMASLGKLAAVVAHEINNPLTGISTYARLLKRRHFAPDRADPRPTPQDDETERILGLIEEEALRCSKIVRDLLLFSRSPAVSFTRQELEPLLQRCVMLLRHQVNAKRVELQLEVEEKLPSVTCDGSQIQQMIVALTLNAVEATPADGNVTLSARHDTSTGEVVLEVRDTGRGIPAEHLDNIYEPFFTTKEEGSGVGLGLAVVYGIVERHHGTIEAVSEPGRGTLFTIRLPLRQDLGTAGAQRTDPEVDR, encoded by the coding sequence ATGCTTCGCCTGGGAGCGGCCTTCTGTTTGGCCGCCGTCGGCGTGCTGATTGCCGCCGGTGCCTGGAACCTCCGCCTGCAGCGCTCCCACCTCACACGGTTGGTTTTGGCCAGCGCCACCGAGCGGGCCGACGATATCTGCCGCTCGACGCGCGAGGCGATGATGCGCAACCGGCCGGGAGAGGTCGGGCGCATCATCGATACGATCGCCGCCAAGCCGACGGTCGAGCGGATCCGACTGTTGGACAAGCGGGGCCGCATTCGCAGCTCGACCGATCGGACCGAGATCGGGACCGCGGTCGACATGATCGCCGAGGAGTGCGTCTCGTGCCACCGTCCGGGCGAGGTCCTCGAGCGCCCGACGCAGGAGGATCGAGCGCGCATCTTCGAGACGGAAGACGGCAGGAGACTCCTGGCGGTCATCGCTCCGATCCGCAACGAGCCTTCCTGCGCCAGCGCTTCGTGCCATGCGCACCCGTCCACGCGCACCATCCTCGGAGTCCTGGATGTCCACCTCTCGCTCTCCGAAACCGAGGAGTTCCTCGCCGCCTCGGAGCGACAGATGCTGCTAGGGCTGTTCGGCACGGTGGCCGCCCTTTGCGTCCTGGTCGGGCTGCTGACGTGGCGAATGGTGCTGCAGCCGGTAGGCAGGCTGACCGCCGCCGCCACCAGGGTGGCAGCGGGTGAGCTCTCGACCCATATCCCGGTGCATTCCGGGGACGAGATCGGCGCCATGACGGAGGCTTGGAACACGATGATCGCCAAGCTCGGCCGCGCTCAGATTGTCCTCGAGCGCTGGAGCAAGACTCTCGAGCAGAAAGTGCAGGAGAAGACCGTCGAGCTCGAAACCGCCCACCAGCGGTTGTTACGGGTCGAAAAGATGGCCTCTCTGGGCAAGCTGGCCGCGGTCGTTGCGCACGAGATCAACAACCCACTGACCGGTATCAGCACTTACGCCCGTTTGTTGAAGCGCAGGCACTTCGCTCCGGATCGGGCCGATCCTCGACCCACGCCGCAGGATGACGAGACCGAGCGAATCCTGGGACTGATCGAAGAGGAAGCGCTCCGCTGCAGCAAGATCGTGCGCGATCTGTTGCTCTTCAGCAGGTCACCGGCCGTCTCCTTCACCCGGCAAGAGCTCGAGCCTCTGCTCCAGAGGTGTGTCATGTTGCTGCGCCACCAGGTCAACGCAAAGCGCGTGGAGCTGCAGCTGGAAGTGGAGGAGAAGCTGCCGAGCGTCACCTGCGACGGTTCTCAGATCCAACAGATGATCGTGGCGCTCACGCTGAACGCCGTCGAGGCGACGCCCGCCGACGGCAATGTGACCCTCAGCGCCCGCCACGACACTTCGACCGGCGAGGTCGTTTTGGAAGTGAGGGACACCGGCCGGGGCATTCCCGCCGAGCACTTGGACAACATCTACGAGCCGTTCTTCACCACCAAGGAGGAGGGCAGCGGTGTCGGACTCGGACTCGCGGTGGTCTACGGCATCGTGGAGCGACACCACGGTACGATCGAGGCGGTCTCGGAGCCGGGTAGAGGTACTCTGTTCACGATCCGGTTGCCGCTCCGCCAGGACCTGGGGACGGCCGGTGCGCAGCGCACCGACCCGGAGGTAGACCGATGA
- a CDS encoding sigma-54-dependent Fis family transcriptional regulator, whose protein sequence is MRKDPEQIPRGSILVVDDEPIVLESLTDWFREDGYEVGAASSAKEALRLAGLADFDVAFVDIKMPGTDGLTLQSRLAAARPDLPVVIMTAHASVESAVTALKAGAYDYITKPFNPEDLSRLVRRAIEHRALTSENVRLKERLDALFAPTAIVGDSLAMQRILDQISSISQADSTVLIKGESGTGKELVARAIHAGSPRRYGPLVVVNCGALAEGVLESELFGHEKGSFTGADERRSGKFELADGGTIFLDEIGAVSQRVQVELLRVLEDKVVTRVGGERPVAVDFRVITATNQDLEQMVQRGAFREDLYWRINVFTIDIPPLRQRPEDVLLLAEHFLGHFARAMNRRPLKLSPAALEAVTAYSWPGNVRELQNAIERAVVVASPPSIEVGDLPVRVTGSTARGGSLSLSEVEKEHIRSVLESCEWNVARAARTLEVDRGTLYNKIHKYGFGRPTDARRS, encoded by the coding sequence ATGAGGAAGGATCCGGAGCAGATCCCGAGGGGCTCGATTCTGGTGGTCGACGACGAGCCGATTGTGCTCGAGTCGCTGACCGATTGGTTCCGTGAGGACGGTTACGAGGTCGGCGCCGCCAGTAGCGCGAAGGAGGCGCTACGGTTGGCTGGGCTCGCTGACTTTGACGTCGCCTTCGTCGACATCAAAATGCCCGGCACCGACGGGCTGACGCTCCAGTCTCGCTTGGCGGCGGCCCGGCCGGATCTGCCGGTAGTTATCATGACCGCCCACGCTTCGGTCGAGTCGGCGGTCACGGCGCTCAAGGCGGGCGCCTACGATTACATCACCAAGCCGTTCAACCCCGAGGACCTCTCCCGCCTGGTGCGTCGAGCCATAGAGCACCGCGCGCTCACGAGCGAGAACGTCCGGCTCAAGGAGCGTCTTGACGCTCTCTTTGCGCCGACCGCCATCGTCGGTGACTCGCTGGCGATGCAGCGGATTCTCGATCAGATCAGCTCGATCTCCCAAGCCGACTCCACGGTCTTGATCAAGGGCGAGTCCGGCACCGGCAAAGAGCTCGTTGCTCGAGCTATTCACGCCGGTTCACCACGCCGCTACGGGCCGCTCGTGGTCGTCAACTGCGGCGCGCTGGCCGAAGGCGTTCTCGAGAGCGAGCTCTTCGGTCATGAGAAGGGCTCCTTCACCGGCGCCGACGAGCGCCGCAGCGGGAAATTCGAACTGGCGGACGGCGGCACGATCTTCCTCGACGAGATCGGTGCGGTCAGTCAACGGGTGCAGGTCGAGCTGCTTAGGGTCTTGGAGGACAAGGTGGTGACCCGCGTAGGTGGAGAAAGGCCCGTCGCCGTCGACTTCAGGGTGATCACGGCCACCAACCAGGACCTCGAGCAAATGGTGCAGCGCGGCGCCTTTCGCGAGGATCTCTATTGGCGGATCAACGTATTCACCATCGACATCCCGCCCTTGCGGCAGCGGCCCGAAGACGTTCTCCTGCTCGCTGAGCACTTTCTCGGCCATTTCGCTCGGGCGATGAACCGCCGGCCGCTGAAGCTCTCGCCGGCGGCGCTCGAGGCGGTGACCGCATACTCCTGGCCGGGCAACGTCCGTGAGCTGCAGAACGCGATCGAGCGGGCGGTCGTCGTCGCCTCGCCTCCCTCGATCGAGGTTGGAGATCTGCCGGTCAGAGTCACCGGGTCGACCGCCCGCGGAGGCTCTCTTTCCCTGAGCGAAGTCGAGAAGGAGCACATTCGCTCGGTGCTTGAAAGCTGCGAGTGGAACGTCGCCCGGGCGGCGCGCACACTGGAGGTGGACCGGGGCACGCTTTACAACAAGATCCACAAGTACGGTTTCGGTCGCCCCACCGACGCGCGGCGTTCCTAG
- a CDS encoding cytochrome c, whose protein sequence is MTVPEGVLVAQDARLRGRQLFLEHCALCHGEAADGRGRRQNLSSRPADFTDPLWRERTSPRRAYFVIREGVRGTAMAGWKTLEEEETWDLVAHDLSVAETGP, encoded by the coding sequence GTGACGGTACCTGAGGGCGTGCTTGTGGCGCAGGATGCCCGCCTTCGCGGGCGGCAGCTCTTTCTCGAGCATTGCGCGCTCTGCCACGGCGAGGCGGCAGACGGCAGGGGTCGGCGCCAGAATCTCTCGAGCCGTCCCGCCGACTTCACCGACCCGCTCTGGCGCGAGCGGACCTCCCCTCGTCGAGCCTACTTTGTCATCCGCGAGGGAGTACGGGGTACGGCGATGGCCGGCTGGAAAACCCTCGAGGAAGAAGAAACCTGGGATCTCGTCGCGCACGACCTCTCGGTCGCCGAGACCGGGCCCTGA
- a CDS encoding hydrogenase maturation protease has protein sequence MADSERSLLVLGLGNLLCADDGLGVHAVHSILERYEIPDTTRVLDGGTLGLSLLSCFDGADDVILIDAIAADGPAGTLVRLEGDEVAPAVRNRLSCHQIGVADLLDALELLESYPERVILCGIVPESLELDTNLSPRVAANLPHLIDGVVAEAARLGFEFLVKKKVQTDGAAVAHGRLPAAVPRGL, from the coding sequence GTGGCGGATAGCGAGCGTTCGCTGCTCGTTCTCGGGCTCGGCAACCTGCTCTGCGCCGATGACGGCCTCGGCGTGCATGCCGTACACTCGATTCTCGAGCGCTACGAGATTCCGGACACCACGCGCGTGCTGGACGGCGGCACCCTGGGTCTGAGCCTGCTGTCGTGTTTCGACGGAGCGGACGACGTCATTCTGATCGACGCCATCGCCGCCGACGGCCCCGCCGGTACCCTGGTGCGGCTGGAGGGCGACGAGGTGGCTCCGGCCGTGCGCAACCGGCTTTCCTGCCATCAGATCGGCGTGGCCGATCTTCTCGACGCCCTGGAACTGCTGGAGAGCTACCCCGAGCGGGTGATTCTGTGCGGGATAGTCCCGGAATCTCTCGAGCTCGACACCAACCTGTCGCCGCGAGTCGCGGCCAACCTTCCGCATCTGATCGACGGCGTCGTCGCCGAGGCGGCTCGACTCGGCTTCGAGTTCCTGGTCAAGAAGAAAGTTCAGACCGATGGGGCCGCGGTGGCTCACGGCCGCTTGCCTGCTGCTGTTCCTCGGGGGCTGTAG
- the cybH gene encoding Ni/Fe-hydrogenase, b-type cytochrome subunit: protein MTEHTLAAPTEDLGLANVYVWEWPVRVCHWLIAGSIWVLSITGLYIGNPMLTAPGEASQHFIMGTAKLIHFYTAIVFTLSVLSRVLWMFIGNKYSHWDKFVPATRIRRKGLLPTLRYYLFALRLPPGFVGHNPLAGVFYTFVFIAYLVMIATGLGMYAASAHVDSPMRIFTFFLPLVGGLQTAHWIHHIVMWLLWMFIVHHIYSAVMMSQVEANATVESIFSGHKMVPREDLIYSGYRFIDRHTHRGG, encoded by the coding sequence ATGACCGAGCATACCCTGGCCGCTCCGACCGAAGATCTGGGCCTGGCCAACGTTTACGTCTGGGAGTGGCCGGTGCGCGTCTGTCACTGGCTGATCGCGGGCTCGATCTGGGTGCTCTCGATCACCGGGCTCTACATCGGCAACCCGATGCTGACCGCGCCGGGCGAGGCCAGCCAGCACTTCATCATGGGCACCGCCAAGCTGATCCACTTCTACACGGCGATCGTCTTCACCTTGTCGGTGCTGTCACGAGTCCTGTGGATGTTCATTGGCAACAAGTATTCGCACTGGGACAAGTTCGTGCCGGCGACGCGCATCCGGCGCAAGGGTCTCTTGCCGACGTTGCGCTACTACCTCTTCGCCCTTCGCCTGCCGCCCGGCTTTGTCGGCCACAACCCGCTCGCGGGTGTCTTCTACACCTTCGTCTTCATCGCCTATCTGGTCATGATCGCCACCGGTCTGGGCATGTATGCGGCCAGCGCTCACGTCGACTCGCCGATGCGAATCTTCACTTTCTTCCTGCCCCTTGTCGGCGGTCTGCAAACCGCGCACTGGATTCATCACATTGTCATGTGGCTGCTCTGGATGTTCATCGTGCACCACATCTACAGCGCGGTGATGATGTCCCAGGTCGAGGCCAATGCGACGGTCGAGTCGATCTTCTCCGGCCACAAGATGGTGCCGCGGGAGGACCTGATCTACTCCGGGTACCGATTCATCGACAGGCACACGCACCGTGGCGGATAG
- a CDS encoding nickel-dependent hydrogenase large subunit, with translation MTHVVVDPVTRIEGHLRIEAEVDDGKVSDAWSSSTMFRGVEIILKGHDPRDAWAFTQRICGVCTTVHAITSIRAVEDAIGAEPPPNARILRNLIMASQMVQDHVVHFYHLHALDWVDIVSALSADPAATANLAQSISPWPLSSKTYFTSIKDRVAAFVERGQLGPFGNAYWGHSAYRLPPEANLLAVAHYLEALDWQREFIKIHAILGGKNPHLQSFLVGGMATPVDPDKQASLNMTSISAMRKLIQQAKTFVEQVYIPDLLAVASFYKDWAGYGAGVGNYLVYGEYPETDGDNAPLYLPPGVIRNRDLGTVEALDPAKITEYVTHSWFDYAGGDDQGLPPSQGETRPNYTGPEPPYERLDTNGKYSWLKSPRYEDQPMEVGPLSRMLVAYASGHPRVQELVGYALGQLGVGPEALFSTLGRVAARGIETLVLAEKLEGWLDELADNMGRGDLRIHDNSKWDPKSWPKDCTGAGFHEAPRGALGHWVHIVDGEIANYQCVVPSTWNAGPRDAMGQPGPYEAAIVGNPVADPEQPLEILRTVHSFDPCMACGVHVLDPHGNELVKVRVQ, from the coding sequence ATGACTCACGTCGTTGTGGATCCGGTAACCCGAATCGAAGGCCACCTGCGCATCGAAGCGGAGGTCGACGACGGCAAGGTCAGCGATGCCTGGTCGTCGTCGACCATGTTCCGCGGCGTCGAGATCATCCTCAAGGGCCACGATCCGCGCGACGCGTGGGCCTTCACCCAGCGGATCTGCGGGGTCTGCACCACTGTGCATGCGATCACCTCGATCCGGGCGGTCGAAGACGCGATCGGGGCCGAGCCGCCACCGAATGCCCGAATCCTGCGCAACCTGATCATGGCCTCCCAGATGGTCCAGGATCACGTCGTCCACTTCTACCACCTGCACGCCCTGGACTGGGTCGACATCGTTTCTGCGCTGTCGGCCGACCCGGCGGCCACCGCCAACCTCGCTCAGTCAATCTCCCCCTGGCCGCTGTCGAGCAAGACTTACTTCACCTCGATCAAGGATCGTGTCGCCGCGTTCGTTGAACGAGGTCAGCTCGGCCCATTCGGCAACGCCTATTGGGGGCATTCGGCCTACCGTCTGCCGCCGGAGGCCAACCTGCTCGCCGTCGCCCACTATCTCGAGGCGCTGGACTGGCAGCGAGAGTTCATAAAGATCCACGCCATCCTGGGGGGCAAGAACCCCCATCTCCAAAGCTTCCTGGTCGGTGGCATGGCGACCCCGGTCGACCCCGACAAGCAGGCGTCCCTCAACATGACGTCTATCTCGGCCATGCGCAAGCTGATCCAGCAGGCGAAGACCTTCGTCGAGCAGGTCTATATCCCGGACCTGCTCGCGGTCGCCTCGTTCTACAAGGACTGGGCCGGCTACGGCGCCGGCGTCGGCAACTACCTCGTCTATGGTGAGTATCCTGAGACCGACGGCGACAACGCCCCGCTCTACCTGCCGCCGGGAGTCATCCGCAATCGCGATCTCGGAACGGTCGAAGCGCTCGATCCCGCCAAGATCACCGAGTACGTGACGCACTCTTGGTTCGACTACGCGGGCGGGGACGATCAAGGTCTGCCGCCGTCGCAAGGCGAGACCCGGCCCAACTACACCGGCCCCGAGCCGCCCTACGAGCGGCTCGACACCAACGGTAAGTACAGCTGGCTCAAGTCGCCGCGCTACGAGGACCAGCCGATGGAGGTCGGTCCCCTGTCCCGGATGCTGGTCGCCTATGCCTCGGGTCATCCTCGGGTCCAAGAGCTGGTCGGCTATGCACTGGGGCAACTGGGCGTGGGACCTGAAGCCCTGTTCTCGACTCTGGGCCGGGTGGCCGCCCGCGGCATCGAAACCCTGGTTCTGGCCGAGAAGCTAGAGGGCTGGCTCGACGAGCTCGCCGACAACATGGGGCGCGGGGACCTGCGCATCCACGACAACTCGAAATGGGACCCCAAGAGCTGGCCCAAGGACTGCACGGGCGCCGGCTTCCACGAAGCCCCGCGCGGCGCCCTCGGCCACTGGGTTCACATCGTCGACGGCGAGATCGCCAACTACCAGTGTGTCGTGCCTTCGACCTGGAACGCCGGCCCCAGGGACGCGATGGGCCAGCCCGGACCGTACGAGGCCGCGATCGTCGGCAACCCGGTCGCCGATCCCGAGCAGCCGCTCGAGATTCTGCGCACGGTCCATTCCTTCGATCCGTGCATGGCCTGCGGCGTGCATGTCCTCGATCCACACGGCAACGAGCTGGTGAAAGTGAGAGTCCAATGA
- a CDS encoding hydrogenase small subunit, with translation MPEARDWFLEELQRRGVSRRDFLGFCGVMTTVLALPKVAGAKIAEAIETKEKPTLVWLEFQDCAGNTESFLRAGRPTVADIVLDTLSVDYHETIMAAAGHQAEEALAKVVAEKPGGYIAVVEGSIPTGANGAYCTIGGRAAIDIAREVCGNAAATIAIGTCAAFGGLPAAAPNPTGALSVADAVPGVKNLINLPACPANAENLVGTVVYYLTFNRFPPLDRYRRPLFAYGKSIHDNCERRAHYDGGQYVEAWGDEGHRTGYCLYKMGCKGPVTYQNCPNVGWNEGTNWPIGCGHPCIGCAEPDFWDKMTPFYTHLAGFPGFGKHSKVDKVGMWATAGVAAAFAAHGFVQLGKRWKHKELEHQQVYQPPADSAEPVKKAIKEGKEGDQA, from the coding sequence ATGCCCGAAGCCCGCGACTGGTTTCTCGAAGAGTTGCAGAGGCGAGGTGTCTCGCGAAGAGACTTCCTCGGCTTTTGCGGCGTCATGACAACCGTGCTCGCCCTGCCCAAGGTGGCAGGAGCGAAGATCGCCGAGGCCATTGAAACCAAGGAGAAACCCACCTTGGTCTGGCTCGAGTTCCAGGACTGCGCCGGGAACACGGAGTCGTTCCTCCGGGCCGGCCGGCCCACGGTCGCCGACATTGTCCTGGACACTCTCTCGGTCGACTACCACGAGACCATCATGGCGGCCGCCGGGCACCAAGCCGAGGAGGCTCTGGCCAAGGTCGTGGCCGAAAAGCCGGGCGGCTACATCGCTGTGGTGGAAGGCTCGATTCCGACCGGAGCCAACGGCGCCTACTGCACGATCGGAGGCCGTGCCGCGATCGACATCGCGCGCGAGGTCTGCGGCAACGCCGCCGCAACCATCGCCATCGGCACCTGCGCCGCGTTCGGCGGCCTACCGGCGGCGGCACCCAACCCGACCGGGGCGCTGTCGGTGGCCGATGCGGTACCGGGCGTCAAAAACCTGATCAATCTGCCCGCCTGCCCTGCCAACGCCGAGAACCTAGTTGGAACCGTCGTCTACTACCTGACCTTTAACCGCTTCCCACCGCTCGACCGCTACCGTCGGCCGCTGTTCGCCTACGGCAAATCGATCCACGACAACTGCGAGCGGCGCGCCCACTACGACGGCGGCCAGTACGTCGAAGCCTGGGGCGACGAGGGACATCGCACTGGTTACTGCCTCTACAAGATGGGCTGCAAGGGCCCGGTGACCTACCAGAACTGCCCCAATGTCGGCTGGAACGAGGGCACTAACTGGCCGATCGGCTGCGGCCACCCCTGCATCGGCTGCGCCGAGCCCGACTTCTGGGACAAGATGACACCCTTCTACACCCACCTGGCGGGCTTCCCCGGCTTCGGCAAGCACTCCAAGGTCGACAAGGTCGGCATGTGGGCCACCGCCGGCGTGGCGGCCGCCTTCGCCGCCCACGGTTTCGTCCAGCTCGGCAAACGCTGGAAGCACAAGGAGCTCGAGCACCAGCAGGTGTACCAGCCACCGGCCGACAGTGCGGAGCCTGTCAAGAAGGCGATTAAAGAGGGCAAGGAAGGAGACCAGGCATGA